CGCAGGAGAAAGCCGACGCCGCCATCCGCTCGGCAAGGTTCGACGATGAAGTTGTGCCTGTCTCCGTAAAGACCAGGCAAGGCGATGTCGTTGTCGACCGCGACGAGCATCCAAACCCCTCGACCACGCTCGAAGGGCTTGGCCGGCTGAAGCCGGTCTTCGAGCGAGAGGGGACAATCACGGCCGGCAACTCCTCCGGCCTCAACGATGGTGCTGCCGCCGTGATGGTGATGGCGGAGACACGGATGATCGAACTCGGGCTAACGCCCCTCGCCCGCATCGCGTCCTATGCTTCGGCGGGTGTCGAGCCGATGGACATGGGGCTGGGCCCTGTCGCGGCGTCACGCCTTGCACTGGAGAAGGCCGGCTGGCGGCCGTCCGAGCTCGACGTCATGGAGATCAACGAAGCCTTCGCGGCGCAGGCGATCGCCGTCAACCGCGAGATGGGCTGGAACGAGGAGATCATCAACATCAGCGGCGGCGCCATCGCGCTCGGCCACCCGCTGGCCGGATCCGGCTGCCGCATCGTGGTGACGCTGCTTCACGAAATGATCGGACGCAAAGCCAGCAAGGGCCTAGCCTCGCTCTGCATAGGCGGCGGCCAGGGTGTGGCGATCTGCCTGGAGCGGTGAGCGGAGGCTCTGATCGGTTGTTGTCTGAGGGCTTTGCACAACGGGCTTGGCCACGCCACCTCTAGAATTTCGTCGCGGCGAATGACAGCTTTGGGTGAACAGTAGGACTTAGCTCTACGGTCGACATCCGGCGCGAAGCCGCTGTCGATCGCTCCATGCGCGGCGGCGACAAGGCGCTCATGTCCAGCATCACGACTCCGAAATCCTTGACCGGAGGTCTTCGAAAATTGGCCGGCTGCAGCCGACAGCAATGAGCCCCTCGATCTCCGCCAGCACGCCAAGCTAGGAGAAGCCTTTGGCGCCTCCTCCCGCCAAGGGCAACACGCTTGGGCGTGCATTCCAAAAAGCTATGGCGCCTGGAAGAAATAGGCTGAGGCTGGTCGATATGCCCCGCTCGTCAACACACTCGCAGAGGGGTTCTCGCTCAGCGAGATCGAAACAGCCAAGCGGGTGATGACGGCGTTACGGACCAAGCTCGAAGGTGATGATGAATCGGCTGGCGACTAATGCAATGCTGGCCGTCGAGCGCCGATCAATGTCCGCTCCTGAACGCTTTGCCCGCTGCGCGGTGGCGGAAAAAGTTCTAGTGATGCCAATATGCCGTGGCGCCAGAAACGCTTTCCGACCATCGCTTGATTCTGCGCCCACACCGCCAGCGGTCGTGCTGCAGCTGAAACTAATTCTTCTGTTTGACTCTCTATTTTCTCTTTTCGTTATTTGAGCGGAGAACTTGCTGACGGGATCAGTATTGTTGATACGACGCCTAGAATGTCGGCGACATCAAAGCCCCTGGCATCGTTAGCAGCCTCTGGGCCTTGTATGTAGCGCCGCGAGACCTCACCAGGATCGTCGCCCTCTGCGTAAGAAACCAACACAAAGACCCGATGTGCTACATCGTCCTTCTCGGTCCATAAGCCGTGGGCCTCGACACCGAACAGTCCAAAATTGTTGAGATGGCGCGGATAGACCGTAGAGGTATAGAAATCGAGTGCCTCTTTAGTGCGCAGTGAGTACACTCGCATCTCAAAGGTTCGCATGATGGTTTCCTCTTAAGTGAAATTCAGTCAGGCGCCCCAGTCGCGATGGCGATCAGCGCCGCCATCGCGGCCAGCAGGAGTGTAGGGCCCCCCATCGCTCCTAGCCGTGACGTTACAGGGATCGGGGGCCATTGGTTTCGCGGGGCTATGACGGTTGGCGAGGAGGCGACACGGCGCCCATTTGAATGAAGACGTCGAGGGTATTGAGCTCGTCCCAATGCTCGACGAAGCGTCCGTCCTCGACCCGCCAGATGTCGATCGAACGCATGACGAAGGGGTTGCCCGTAGCGGAGTAGCCGAGGAGGTTTCCCGTGTGCGTGCCCACGTAACGGTAGCGGCCGACCACGCGGGAGCCATCCGCCGAGACGAAGACATCTTCTGCGGTCACCTTGAGGTCGGGCACACCGGCGATGATGGCCCCAAGGACCTTCTTTGAACCCTCCAGGCCCGGTTCGGCGAAGGCATTGTGGTTCACATAATTGGGCGCCTTGATTTCGTCGAGGCGCGACACATCGTGGCTGGACATGATCTCGGCGAACAAGTGGCCGAGCTTGATGAGATCAATTGACATTGGGGTCGTCATTTTTCGTCCTTTCCAGTTTTCAGTAATAAAAGGCAGTTTTCACTTGGCACCCACGATGAGGCAGACGCCGGTTGCGACAATGACCAGCCCCGTAAGGCCATGCATGCCAAAGGCGAGGGCTCTGCTTCCGTGCGACCGAAGGACCGTCGCCATGTCGCCAAATGCGATGAGGCTGGCCAGGAGCATGAATTCGCCGAGCAGGCGCGGCGAGCCATTGGCCATGAGCAGGATGACAAAAAGGCCCGACGCGATATCTCGCGTGCCCTTCACAGACAGCCATGCGGTAAATCCGGTCGATAGCGGCGGTGAATCGGCAATGCCAAAGGCCGCCGATGCGGCACCAGGCGCCCACCAAAAGCGCGCGCCAAGGAACATGATTGCGGCCGCGATCAGGCCCGAAAGCACATATCCGATTTGAATCATCTGAAACTCCTATCAGTTGCAGGGATACTAGCGGCGCTAGAATTAAGCGTCAAGGGAAATCTAGCGTTGACATAATTCCGTGCATCGATAGGGTTGTCTGATGTCGATCGCGGAACGCAAAGAGCGCCAGCGTGCGGAGCGCTATGAACTCATCCTGGCTGCAGCGCGCGAACTGGCGGAAGCCGATGGCTGGGACGCTGTCACCACTCGCCGTCTCGCGGAGCTAATCAACTATAGCCAGCCGGTTCTCTACAGCCACTTCAAGGGCAAGGCCGACATCATGGCCGCAGTGGCCACGAGAGGATTCGAGGAACTTGCGACGCGATTAAAAATGGAAACGGCGAACGTCACCGGCGCTCCAGACGTTTTGCGCAACGTTTGTGCTGCCTATCTTGATTTTGCCCGCTCGCGGCCGGTTGTCTACGAGGCGATGTTCGTCTTGCCGACGAAGATCAAGTTCGCCAGCGAGGAAACGCCGACAGCCCTTCGTACCGCCTTCGATGCGTTGGTCACCGCACTTGGGCCAGATCGGCAAGAGCCAGTATTTCTGGCCGAAGTCCTGTGGAGCGCGTTGCATGGAATGGTCGTCCTCATGCAATCTGAACGTATCCCAACGGCAGGCGCCGAGGTTCGATTGAACATTCTCGTCCAAAAATTCGGCAGCGATTACTGAGACGGCGCCCGACCCACAGCAGGGCCGAACTCGCGTACAGGTCAGGGCTGACCAGATCGCGCGAAGCGAACTGGCAAGCAAGCCCACCGACCGCCATCTATTCGCAGTCGCCACTCAGCGCACGAGCTTCGCGATTTCCGGCCCCTATCAGGACGTGCTCGAATGGGCCCGCA
The nucleotide sequence above comes from Mesorhizobium shangrilense. Encoded proteins:
- a CDS encoding acetyl-CoA C-acetyltransferase produces the protein MQDAVYIVAAKRTPIGKLNGALASLSAAELGGQLIQAMLAETGLAPGAVSEVIMGQVLTGGAGQNPARQASLKAGLPVSVPAMTVNKVCGAGQKSIHLAAQAIRCGDADCVIAGGQDSLTSAPHFIPGVRGGVRMGDRVVKDSMITDGLWDAFHQVHMGVTVESLARRYQITRDEQDRFALRSQEKADAAIRSARFDDEVVPVSVKTRQGDVVVDRDEHPNPSTTLEGLGRLKPVFEREGTITAGNSSGLNDGAAAVMVMAETRMIELGLTPLARIASYASAGVEPMDMGLGPVAASRLALEKAGWRPSELDVMEINEAFAAQAIAVNREMGWNEEIINISGGAIALGHPLAGSGCRIVVTLLHEMIGRKASKGLASLCIGGGQGVAICLER
- a CDS encoding NIPSNAP family protein; the encoded protein is MRTFEMRVYSLRTKEALDFYTSTVYPRHLNNFGLFGVEAHGLWTEKDDVAHRVFVLVSYAEGDDPGEVSRRYIQGPEAANDARGFDVADILGVVSTILIPSASSPLK
- a CDS encoding ester cyclase codes for the protein MSIDLIKLGHLFAEIMSSHDVSRLDEIKAPNYVNHNAFAEPGLEGSKKVLGAIIAGVPDLKVTAEDVFVSADGSRVVGRYRYVGTHTGNLLGYSATGNPFVMRSIDIWRVEDGRFVEHWDELNTLDVFIQMGAVSPPRQPS
- a CDS encoding DUF4267 domain-containing protein — translated: MIQIGYVLSGLIAAAIMFLGARFWWAPGAASAAFGIADSPPLSTGFTAWLSVKGTRDIASGLFVILLMANGSPRLLGEFMLLASLIAFGDMATVLRSHGSRALAFGMHGLTGLVIVATGVCLIVGAK
- a CDS encoding TetR/AcrR family transcriptional regulator, yielding MSIAERKERQRAERYELILAAARELAEADGWDAVTTRRLAELINYSQPVLYSHFKGKADIMAAVATRGFEELATRLKMETANVTGAPDVLRNVCAAYLDFARSRPVVYEAMFVLPTKIKFASEETPTALRTAFDALVTALGPDRQEPVFLAEVLWSALHGMVVLMQSERIPTAGAEVRLNILVQKFGSDY